Proteins found in one Flavobacterium channae genomic segment:
- a CDS encoding OsmC family protein: MKISASIKSSFQQHNINVETNGNAKSVTINSKENGFGSSVNGGELLFLSLATCFCNDLYREAAKRNMNIDSIDIIVSGEFGGEGEPAKSITYEVDVQAKESSKAQIRDLVESVDKIAEIHNTLRQGINIKLK, from the coding sequence ATGAAAATTTCTGCATCAATAAAAAGTTCTTTTCAACAGCACAACATAAATGTTGAAACTAATGGCAATGCAAAAAGTGTAACCATTAACTCAAAAGAAAATGGCTTTGGTTCTTCGGTTAACGGAGGCGAATTGTTATTTTTATCATTAGCCACTTGCTTTTGTAACGATTTATACAGAGAAGCTGCTAAACGAAACATGAACATTGACTCAATAGACATTATTGTTTCTGGTGAATTTGGTGGCGAAGGTGAACCCGCTAAAAGCATTACTTACGAAGTAGATGTACAAGCAAAAGAAAGTTCCAAAGCACAAATTCGTGATTTAGTTGAATCGGTAGATAAAATTGCCGAAATTCACAATACCTTACGACAAGGAATAAATATCAAATTGAAATAG
- a CDS encoding DUF2262 domain-containing protein: MGFLDFFKKNNSEKENSNSIKNIDSKYEESWNYNFLDLLKNGETELLEKLRKTYAPLMAVNDDKTVLLLFRFFQVQEWENERNVLNCHPDNDNFQCGITIVKLLEDGAASMSNVYLPNKNSYKELRINNDKVEIVTNDYSVVTTNVSELSQKLWLKFKENEIEEGYNNLCNEVIEKQKNKVKNKTIQLPSFNELTYNDDFEWYEGEITWNNRNIEISIPFCSPKKLEKITAYANDFLTGNFIENILLETAEKMTELKNDNWLEIDEATGKEEKEISSEEFKNRIYVEGITFNNDGSATIYCNDDDIFWGHSIEINVDKKGNYSDSNIAG; the protein is encoded by the coding sequence ATGGGATTTTTAGATTTTTTCAAAAAAAACAATTCAGAGAAAGAAAACTCCAATTCAATCAAGAACATCGATTCAAAATACGAAGAATCATGGAATTACAATTTTCTCGATTTACTTAAGAATGGTGAAACCGAACTATTAGAAAAACTTCGTAAAACGTATGCGCCATTAATGGCTGTAAATGATGATAAAACTGTTTTGTTGTTGTTTCGATTTTTCCAAGTTCAAGAATGGGAGAACGAAAGAAATGTTTTAAACTGCCATCCAGACAATGATAATTTTCAGTGTGGAATAACCATTGTAAAATTATTAGAAGATGGCGCTGCTTCAATGAGCAATGTCTATTTACCTAATAAAAACAGCTACAAAGAGTTACGAATTAACAACGACAAAGTTGAAATAGTTACAAATGATTATTCTGTTGTTACAACAAATGTATCCGAACTTTCTCAAAAGCTTTGGCTAAAATTCAAAGAAAATGAAATTGAAGAAGGTTATAACAATTTATGTAATGAAGTTATTGAAAAGCAAAAAAACAAAGTAAAAAATAAAACCATTCAACTTCCTTCTTTCAATGAATTAACATATAACGACGACTTTGAATGGTATGAAGGCGAAATAACATGGAATAACCGAAATATCGAGATTTCAATTCCTTTTTGTTCGCCAAAGAAACTGGAAAAAATAACTGCTTATGCCAATGATTTTTTAACCGGAAACTTTATCGAAAACATATTGTTGGAAACCGCTGAAAAAATGACCGAACTAAAAAATGATAATTGGTTAGAAATTGATGAAGCAACAGGAAAAGAAGAAAAGGAAATAAGTTCGGAAGAATTTAAAAATCGTATTTATGTAGAAGGTATAACTTTTAACAACGATGGCTCGGCTACCATTTACTGCAATGATGATGACATTTTTTGGGGACATAGTATTGAAATAAACGTAGACAAAAAAGGAAACTATTCCGATTCAAATATTGCGGGTTAA
- a CDS encoding YoaK family protein, producing MFRHQGKTRTLSHNLRIASLLSFVAGIVNVAGFLAVQKLTTNVTGHFAFFVDEIFKLNFWGGFVYFIYIFFFFLGSFVSSYLVELISQKTERNIYVFPTSIEISILFSIGIFGGNLIIENQNIIACSLLFAMGLQNSLVTKISNATVRTTHLTGLFTDLGIELSQLFFYRETEKKTKLYSSIKLRLTIISFFFIGGIIGGIFYTKIELKVLLIAGITLLLGLIYDNIKLKIIMLNRKYKH from the coding sequence ATGTTTAGACATCAAGGCAAAACAAGAACTTTAAGCCATAATTTGCGAATCGCATCCTTATTATCTTTTGTCGCGGGAATTGTGAATGTTGCTGGATTTTTAGCAGTTCAAAAATTAACAACAAACGTAACTGGACATTTTGCATTTTTTGTGGACGAAATATTTAAATTGAACTTTTGGGGCGGATTTGTTTACTTTATATATATATTTTTCTTTTTTCTTGGTTCATTCGTTTCAAGCTATTTAGTAGAACTCATTTCGCAGAAAACCGAACGTAATATTTATGTCTTTCCAACATCAATAGAAATCTCAATATTATTCTCAATCGGAATATTTGGTGGAAATTTAATAATCGAAAATCAAAATATAATTGCATGCAGTTTATTGTTTGCTATGGGTTTACAGAATTCATTAGTAACCAAAATATCAAACGCAACTGTCAGAACAACACATTTAACAGGATTGTTTACCGATTTGGGAATAGAATTATCACAATTGTTTTTCTACAGAGAAACCGAAAAGAAAACTAAATTATATTCGTCGATTAAATTGAGATTGACAATAATAAGTTTCTTTTTTATCGGTGGAATAATTGGCGGAATATTTTACACAAAGATTGAACTAAAAGTCTTGCTTATTGCAGGAATTACTTTGTTGTTGGGTTTGATTTACGACAACATAAAACTGAAAATAATTATGCTAAACCGAAAATATAAACACTAA
- a CDS encoding thermonuclease family protein: MQYNAKAPYLVETHWQIDEVLDGDSIIISNLFTRLRKEIRLYGLDAPEVKYNRKMKEDEQKTRLAAQFLIQLGLEALHYVLEVAPPKTAVTIITEQDNFYDYWNRQLGYVILPGGECLNDLLLINGFAKATDEYYCGRLAEFQKINRKAQLKKRGIYKHVKKF, from the coding sequence ATGCAATACAACGCAAAAGCACCCTATTTAGTGGAAACCCATTGGCAAATAGATGAAGTCTTAGATGGAGATAGCATAATCATTAGCAATCTTTTCACTCGTTTGCGAAAAGAGATACGACTATATGGTTTAGATGCACCAGAAGTAAAGTACAATAGAAAGATGAAAGAGGACGAACAGAAAACACGTTTAGCAGCCCAATTTTTAATCCAATTAGGATTGGAAGCCTTGCATTATGTTTTGGAAGTAGCACCGCCTAAAACGGCTGTAACGATAATTACAGAACAGGATAACTTTTACGATTATTGGAATAGACAATTAGGATATGTAATCTTGCCAGGAGGGGAGTGTTTGAATGATTTGCTTTTGATCAATGGATTTGCAAAAGCAACAGACGAATATTATTGTGGACGATTAGCAGAATTTCAAAAAATAAATCGCAAAGCACAACTTAAAAAAAGAGGTATTTACAAGCATGTAAAAAAGTTCTGA
- a CDS encoding DUF5675 family protein has product METKIIRVAQGKQSTLSQLYINGVFQCYLLEDKIRTEKIKEHTAIPTGTYSLQLNTWGAKNVNYKKAFGKVHQGMIEITGLPNFSYVYIHTGNTIEDTAGCPLCGFGFQLIQGDYRVTQSVMAYQMIYPKLVALAKNKANKISIENNFQF; this is encoded by the coding sequence ATGGAAACAAAAATCATTCGCGTAGCACAGGGCAAACAAAGTACATTAAGCCAATTATATATCAACGGAGTATTTCAATGCTATTTACTTGAGGATAAAATACGAACAGAAAAAATAAAGGAACATACTGCCATACCTACTGGAACCTATTCACTGCAGCTTAATACTTGGGGTGCAAAAAATGTCAATTACAAAAAAGCATTTGGAAAAGTTCACCAAGGTATGATTGAAATTACAGGATTACCAAATTTCAGTTATGTGTATATCCATACAGGAAATACGATTGAAGATACCGCTGGATGTCCTCTTTGTGGATTTGGGTTCCAACTTATCCAGGGCGATTACCGAGTTACGCAAAGTGTTATGGCTTACCAAATGATTTATCCTAAGCTAGTTGCATTAGCAAAGAACAAAGCAAACAAGATTAGTATCGAAAACAATTTCCAATTTTAA
- a CDS encoding DUF6943 family protein, which yields MDTIFIKTHQPGAHYAKPHFFVLSKGLNSGKPSNEPFTNSFVLVFQTEAQKEDIFWIAMSLWKSKFWMPFLRGSVIPFLSLYEFKKEFNPKATRLMREHELHHKNIQALKLLQEQEAHHAKNIHLINEIRNAILLRYRNK from the coding sequence ATGGACACAATTTTTATTAAAACCCACCAACCTGGGGCGCACTATGCCAAACCGCACTTTTTCGTATTATCAAAAGGGCTGAATAGCGGAAAACCTAGCAATGAGCCTTTTACAAACAGCTTTGTACTTGTATTTCAAACCGAAGCTCAAAAAGAGGACATTTTTTGGATAGCCATGAGCCTATGGAAATCCAAATTCTGGATGCCTTTTCTTCGCGGTTCGGTTATTCCGTTCTTATCTCTCTATGAATTCAAAAAAGAATTCAATCCAAAAGCCACCCGATTGATGCGTGAACACGAGCTGCACCACAAAAACATCCAAGCACTCAAGCTGCTGCAAGAACAAGAAGCACACCACGCAAAAAACATCCACTTAATCAACGAAATCCGTAACGCCATCTTACTCCGTTACAGAAACAAATAA
- a CDS encoding heavy metal translocating P-type ATPase — MEHQHIYDKEGKQICCSLEDKINNDSEHHSDDDGHKHDNSNAVKSTFQMFLPAIISLVLLMFAIGLDNYFTPSWFTGYIRIGWYVLAYIPVGFPVIKDAFESIKKGDIFSEFLLMSIATIGAFAIAEFPEGVAVMLFYAIGEIFQALAVKRAKANIKTLLDQRPDEVTILENNVAKTIKASNAKIGDIIQLKAGEKLGLDGELLSDTASFNTAALTGESKPDTKAKGETVLAGMINLNSVCQVKVTVAYTDSKLSKILELVQDATAKKAPTELFIRKFAKIYTPIVVFLAVAICVVPMLFVENYQFNDWLYRALIFLVISCPCALVISIPLGYFGGIGAASKNGILFKGSNYLDVMASVQNVVMDKTGTMTEGVFKVQEVIFNSDFNKDEILQLVNVLESQSTHPVATAIHQFVGNVDSTITLKDVEEISGHGLKAYVNGKELLVGNFKLMDKFSISYDIDPSSIVYTLIAVAYDKKFVGYLTIADSIKEDAQITIDKLKALGVKTTMLSGDKTTVVQFVAQKLGITNAFGDLLPEDKVNKVKEIIAKKETVAFVGDGVNDAPVVALSNVGIAMGGLGSDATIETADVVIQDDKPSKIAMAINIGKKTKKIVWQNIGLAFTVKAVVLILGAGGLATMWEAVFADVGVALLAILNAVRIQRMKF, encoded by the coding sequence ATGGAACATCAACACATTTATGACAAAGAAGGAAAACAAATTTGTTGTTCATTAGAAGATAAGATTAATAATGATAGTGAACATCATTCTGATGATGACGGACATAAACATGACAATTCCAACGCAGTAAAATCCACATTTCAAATGTTTTTGCCAGCAATTATTAGCCTGGTGTTATTGATGTTTGCCATTGGATTGGATAACTATTTTACCCCATCTTGGTTTACAGGTTATATTAGAATAGGTTGGTATGTTTTAGCGTACATTCCAGTCGGTTTTCCTGTTATAAAAGATGCATTTGAAAGCATCAAAAAGGGCGATATTTTTTCAGAATTTCTATTAATGAGTATTGCTACAATCGGTGCTTTTGCAATTGCCGAATTTCCCGAAGGTGTAGCAGTAATGTTATTTTATGCCATTGGCGAAATCTTTCAAGCATTAGCCGTAAAAAGAGCTAAAGCCAATATTAAAACCTTATTAGACCAACGACCAGACGAAGTAACTATTCTCGAAAATAATGTAGCTAAAACAATCAAAGCATCAAATGCTAAAATTGGAGATATTATACAGCTAAAAGCAGGTGAAAAATTAGGTTTAGATGGCGAATTACTTTCTGATACTGCTTCTTTCAATACAGCTGCATTAACAGGCGAAAGTAAACCAGACACCAAAGCAAAAGGAGAAACTGTTTTAGCAGGAATGATAAACTTAAATTCGGTTTGTCAAGTAAAAGTTACTGTTGCTTATACGGATAGTAAATTGTCAAAAATTCTCGAATTGGTGCAAGATGCCACTGCTAAAAAAGCACCAACCGAATTGTTTATTAGAAAATTTGCAAAAATTTATACCCCAATTGTTGTGTTTTTAGCCGTTGCAATATGTGTTGTTCCAATGTTGTTTGTAGAAAATTATCAGTTTAATGACTGGTTGTATCGAGCATTAATTTTCTTAGTAATTTCCTGTCCTTGTGCTTTAGTAATTAGTATTCCATTAGGCTATTTTGGTGGAATTGGTGCAGCTTCTAAAAACGGAATACTATTCAAAGGGAGTAACTACCTTGATGTTATGGCTTCGGTTCAAAATGTTGTAATGGATAAAACAGGTACAATGACGGAAGGAGTTTTTAAAGTGCAAGAAGTTATTTTTAATTCCGATTTCAACAAAGATGAAATCTTGCAATTGGTTAATGTTTTAGAAAGTCAAAGTACACACCCTGTAGCAACTGCCATTCATCAATTTGTTGGAAATGTTGATAGTACTATAACGCTAAAAGATGTAGAAGAAATATCAGGACACGGATTAAAAGCCTATGTAAATGGTAAAGAATTATTAGTGGGTAATTTCAAACTAATGGACAAATTCTCTATTTCGTATGATATTGATCCATCAAGTATCGTTTATACATTAATTGCTGTAGCTTACGATAAAAAATTTGTTGGATATTTAACCATTGCAGATAGTATCAAAGAAGATGCACAAATCACAATTGATAAATTAAAAGCATTAGGAGTAAAAACCACAATGTTAAGTGGTGATAAAACCACAGTTGTCCAGTTTGTAGCTCAAAAACTCGGAATCACTAATGCTTTTGGAGATTTATTACCCGAAGATAAAGTAAATAAAGTAAAAGAAATCATTGCAAAAAAAGAAACAGTTGCTTTTGTTGGCGATGGTGTAAACGATGCACCAGTGGTCGCATTAAGTAATGTCGGAATAGCAATGGGTGGTTTAGGAAGCGATGCCACCATAGAAACCGCTGATGTTGTCATTCAAGATGATAAACCAAGTAAAATTGCAATGGCAATAAACATAGGTAAGAAAACAAAGAAAATTGTGTGGCAAAATATAGGCTTAGCATTTACAGTAAAAGCTGTTGTTCTGATTCTTGGGGCAGGAGGTTTAGCCACTATGTGGGAAGCCGTTTTTGCAGATGTTGGGGTGGCATTATTGGCTATTTTAAATGCTGTTAGAATACAAAGGATGAAGTTTTAA
- a CDS encoding DUF3703 domain-containing protein — MKFNTIMPKELVSFYQNELQLAAENLKLNDLQIAWHHLERAHIIGQKYPYEHSFVHWKMLQFGIKIKSTKEIVGQIPRLLVGGVKSFVGHIPVGNTGGANVPPLKTMEIPEDIQEILKLNA; from the coding sequence ATGAAATTTAATACAATAATGCCAAAAGAATTAGTATCATTCTATCAAAATGAATTGCAATTGGCTGCTGAAAATTTAAAGTTAAACGACTTACAAATAGCTTGGCATCATTTGGAACGTGCTCACATCATCGGACAAAAATATCCTTATGAGCATTCCTTTGTTCATTGGAAAATGTTACAATTTGGTATTAAAATAAAAAGCACTAAAGAAATAGTTGGTCAAATCCCAAGATTATTGGTAGGTGGTGTAAAATCATTTGTTGGTCATATTCCTGTAGGTAATACAGGTGGAGCAAATGTACCACCTTTAAAAACAATGGAAATACCAGAGGATATTCAAGAAATTTTAAAGTTGAACGCTTAA
- a CDS encoding heavy metal-binding domain-containing protein — translation MKKSILIMALAIALGTTVSCNKKDETTKTATEHEGHNHKESEVHKVAYECPMDCEKGKTYDEKGTCPVCKMELIEAKAESHEGHDHETENHEGHDHSEENHDGHNH, via the coding sequence ATGAAAAAATCAATTTTAATTATGGCACTTGCCATAGCTTTAGGTACAACGGTTTCTTGCAATAAAAAAGATGAAACTACAAAAACAGCAACAGAACACGAAGGACACAATCATAAAGAGAGTGAAGTGCATAAAGTTGCTTATGAATGCCCAATGGATTGTGAAAAAGGTAAAACTTATGATGAAAAAGGAACTTGTCCTGTTTGTAAAATGGAATTAATAGAAGCAAAAGCTGAAAGCCACGAAGGTCATGATCATGAAACTGAAAACCATGAAGGACACGACCATTCTGAAGAAAACCATGACGGACATAATCATTAG
- a CDS encoding efflux RND transporter periplasmic adaptor subunit, which yields MKKSNIIYASIVGAIILAIILYFSLRHTEGDGHVHTDGEAHTEESHSEEKEPTTIKEVELNEAQFKASSITLGTFSDKNLSEVIKANGYTKLPPQNQADVSVFTTGIVKTINVIEGQRVSKGQTIATIESPEFTKIQEAYLTSKSNLEFLKLEFERQKTLSDEEVNSKKVFQKTKSDYEIERARFNSLQKQLNTLHISGNGNTTATVPVVAPISGNITEIYIKIGSNVEAGKPLMNIVDNSKLHVDLLVYEKDLFKVKQGQNVRFILTNQGNTEINGKIFSVGKSFENETKSVAVHADISNFQQKLIPGMYVNALIDAGANTVKALPSEAIIKADGREFVFVLEEGHKEEVAHDEKDGHNHEDGDKHEEVEGKTFHFQRIEVKSGTTQLGYTQVSLLQKIEPNAKIVLKGAYYIQSHLIKNEGGGGHEH from the coding sequence ATGAAAAAATCGAATATAATATATGCATCAATAGTAGGAGCAATAATCCTTGCTATTATTTTATATTTTTCTTTGCGTCATACTGAAGGCGATGGACACGTACATACAGATGGTGAAGCTCATACAGAAGAAAGCCATTCTGAAGAAAAAGAACCAACAACAATTAAAGAAGTTGAATTAAATGAAGCTCAGTTTAAAGCATCAAGTATAACATTAGGTACTTTTTCAGATAAAAATTTAAGCGAAGTAATTAAGGCTAACGGCTATACGAAGTTACCACCACAAAATCAAGCGGATGTATCTGTTTTTACTACAGGAATTGTAAAAACAATAAATGTAATCGAGGGACAAAGAGTAAGTAAAGGGCAAACTATTGCTACAATTGAAAGTCCTGAATTTACTAAAATTCAAGAAGCTTATCTAACTTCAAAAAGTAATTTAGAGTTTCTAAAATTAGAATTTGAAAGACAAAAAACATTAAGTGATGAAGAAGTAAATTCTAAAAAAGTTTTTCAAAAAACTAAATCAGATTATGAAATTGAAAGAGCAAGGTTTAATTCATTACAAAAGCAATTGAATACTTTACACATTAGTGGTAATGGAAACACTACGGCAACTGTTCCAGTTGTTGCTCCAATTTCAGGAAATATTACAGAAATTTATATTAAAATTGGTAGTAATGTAGAAGCAGGTAAACCCTTAATGAATATAGTCGATAATTCTAAATTACACGTAGATTTATTAGTGTACGAAAAAGATTTATTCAAAGTAAAACAAGGTCAAAATGTTCGTTTTATCCTAACTAATCAAGGTAATACAGAAATTAATGGAAAAATATTTAGTGTTGGTAAATCATTCGAAAACGAAACAAAATCGGTAGCCGTACACGCTGATATTTCAAACTTTCAACAAAAATTAATACCAGGAATGTATGTAAATGCACTTATCGATGCAGGAGCAAATACAGTTAAAGCTTTACCATCGGAAGCAATTATAAAAGCAGATGGTAGAGAATTTGTTTTTGTTTTAGAAGAAGGTCATAAAGAAGAAGTAGCTCACGATGAAAAAGACGGACATAATCACGAAGATGGAGACAAGCACGAAGAAGTAGAAGGAAAAACATTCCATTTTCAACGTATTGAGGTAAAATCAGGCACCACACAATTAGGTTATACTCAAGTTTCGTTGCTTCAAAAAATTGAACCAAACGCAAAAATTGTTTTAAAAGGAGCGTATTACATTCAAAGCCATTTAATCAAAAACGAAGGTGGTGGTGGTCACGAACATTAA